Proteins encoded in a region of the Methylosinus trichosporium OB3b genome:
- a CDS encoding helix-turn-helix domain-containing protein — protein MKPCAVPLREPQSALARMNALGGVDGMAGMDALATPLRRRRGETLCDDRGARFLYRMSAGAARRCALSADGRRRIVDLLFPGDFFGFDGDARAGSTIEALVDGSVVLRYPRREVEALADADPQAARIIREIAFAAIARLETQIALLGRVNAVEKVGAFLLALEERQRACGQPSCERSEIQSRRVTLPVSRCDIGDFLALAPETVSRSLAALERRGAIRLPAPRDVDILDRAALRAGAQR, from the coding sequence ATGAAGCCGTGCGCCGTCCCGCTTCGCGAGCCGCAGAGCGCGCTCGCCAGAATGAACGCGCTCGGCGGGGTGGATGGGATGGCCGGAATGGACGCGCTGGCGACGCCGCTGCGCCGCCGCCGCGGCGAAACCCTGTGCGACGACCGCGGCGCGCGCTTTCTCTATCGTATGTCCGCCGGCGCCGCGCGCCGCTGCGCGCTCAGCGCCGATGGGCGGCGGCGCATCGTCGATCTGCTGTTCCCAGGCGATTTCTTCGGTTTTGACGGCGACGCCCGCGCCGGCTCGACGATCGAGGCGCTGGTCGACGGCAGCGTCGTGCTGCGCTATCCGCGCCGCGAGGTCGAGGCGCTCGCCGACGCCGATCCGCAGGCCGCGCGCATCATTCGCGAGATCGCTTTCGCCGCCATCGCGCGGTTGGAGACGCAGATCGCGCTGCTCGGGCGCGTCAATGCGGTGGAGAAAGTCGGCGCCTTTCTGCTCGCGCTCGAGGAGCGCCAGCGCGCCTGCGGCCAGCCCAGTTGCGAGCGAAGCGAAATCCAGAGCCGCCGCGTGACGCTGCCGGTCTCACGCTGCGACATCGGCGATTTTCTGGCGCTGGCGCCGGAGACGGTGAGCCGTTCGCTGGCCGCGCTCGAGCGGCGCGGCGCGATTCGCCTGCCCGCGCCGCGTGACGTCGATATTCTCGACCGCGCGGCCTTGCGGGCGGGCGCTCAGCGCTGA
- a CDS encoding N-acetylmuramoyl-L-alanine amidase produces MGGTRRTKADPPRGEARRWSARAAAVLLGLLTAAPAAAGPASEQPGATGKPAAIEAIAARLEQKNGRARLIFETSAAVAATAFAVADPPRIVVDLPEIAFRIDPGVGQGAASRRHEPAGLVRSFRFGQFAPGRSRIVVDLARPAAIVRAESEGSQNAPRLVIELEATDEARFAAAAARARPAAPVETAAPPARPDDKPVLVIDPGHGGVDVGATGAHGEQEKTIVLDFARALKAKLEATGRLRVVLTREDDVFVALDERVRAARGAGAELFLSIHADTLGETSVEGATVYTVSARASDAAAAKTAEKENLADRAAGLAAAPEEEAAGLGDILYDLARRETRAYSRVFARTLIAYWRTFGHLNKNPDRSAGFVVLKAFDTPSALLELGYLSSEHDLARLTSAEWRERAADSTAQAIDRYFAERGAPKTEPAQEVAASARPQ; encoded by the coding sequence ATGGGTGGGACGCGAAGGACGAAGGCCGATCCGCCGCGCGGCGAGGCGCGGCGTTGGAGCGCCCGCGCGGCCGCCGTCCTCCTCGGCCTGCTGACGGCCGCTCCCGCCGCCGCGGGCCCGGCCTCTGAGCAACCGGGCGCAACGGGAAAGCCCGCCGCGATCGAGGCCATTGCGGCGCGGCTCGAGCAGAAGAACGGCCGCGCGCGGCTCATCTTCGAGACCTCGGCCGCGGTCGCCGCCACCGCCTTTGCGGTCGCCGACCCGCCGCGCATCGTCGTCGATCTGCCCGAGATCGCCTTTCGCATCGACCCCGGCGTCGGCCAGGGCGCCGCCTCGCGCCGGCACGAGCCCGCCGGCCTGGTGCGGTCTTTCCGTTTCGGCCAATTCGCGCCCGGCCGCTCGCGCATCGTCGTCGATCTCGCCCGGCCGGCGGCGATCGTGCGGGCCGAGAGCGAGGGAAGCCAGAATGCGCCGCGCCTCGTCATCGAGCTCGAGGCGACCGACGAGGCGCGCTTCGCCGCCGCCGCGGCGCGCGCTCGGCCGGCCGCGCCGGTCGAGACGGCCGCGCCCCCGGCCCGGCCCGACGACAAGCCGGTGCTCGTCATCGATCCGGGACATGGCGGCGTCGACGTCGGCGCCACCGGCGCGCATGGCGAGCAGGAAAAGACCATCGTCCTCGATTTCGCCCGCGCGCTAAAGGCGAAGCTCGAAGCGACGGGCAGGCTGCGGGTCGTGCTGACGCGCGAGGACGACGTCTTCGTCGCGCTCGACGAGCGCGTGCGGGCGGCGCGCGGCGCGGGCGCCGAGCTGTTTCTCTCGATCCACGCCGATACGCTGGGCGAGACCAGCGTCGAAGGCGCCACCGTCTACACGGTCTCGGCCCGCGCCTCGGATGCGGCCGCCGCCAAGACTGCGGAGAAGGAAAATCTCGCCGACCGCGCCGCAGGCCTCGCCGCCGCGCCGGAGGAGGAGGCGGCCGGCCTCGGCGACATTCTCTATGATCTCGCGCGTCGCGAAACCCGGGCCTACAGTCGCGTCTTCGCCCGCACGCTGATCGCCTATTGGCGGACATTCGGCCATCTGAACAAGAACCCCGACCGCTCGGCCGGCTTCGTGGTGCTCAAGGCCTTCGACACGCCCTCCGCTCTGCTCGAGCTCGGCTATCTGTCGAGCGAGCACGATCTCGCGCGGCTGACCTCGGCCGAATGGCGCGAGCGCGCCGCCGATTCGACCGCGCAGGCGATCGACCGCTATTTCGCCGAGCGCGGCGCGCCCAAGACCGAGCCTGCCCAGGAGGTCGCGGCGAGCGCGCGCCCACAATAA
- a CDS encoding penicillin-binding protein 1A, translated as MRLFARFLGFLFATGAIVFLIGVTAAAGIVYVFSKDLPDTAQLRNYEPPVTTRVHANDGSILAEYSHERRLFLPSAAIPPLVKQAFISAEDKNFYTHNGVDFEGIARAVSILAQGGRHMQGASTITQQVAKNFLVGNERSFERKIREALISFRIEAAYPKDRILELYLNEIYLGLGNYGVAAAALNYFNKSVYELTVAEAAYLAALPKAPNNYHPFLHRERAIERRNYVIDRMVADGVISQAEADKAKTEPLGVNPRVTSPNTYVAGYFAEEVRRELMEKYGDKKLYEGGLSVRSTLDPKMQAVTRKALADGLVRFDEAHGFRGAMRHIDISYDWGLPLAEIPALGDVRPWRLAVVLETYDAYARIGLQPGREKSGEVARERETGQLTQEGMRWAGNVRTALSPGDVIYVEPLAGKAGQFRLRQIPDISGAMVAMDPYTGRVFSMVGGFSYDQSEFNRATQAMRQPGSSFKPFVYATALDNGYTPSSSILDEPITIVQANGESWTPENFEGAHGTGAHPLRYGVEHSKNMMTVRLAKDVGMPLIAEYAKRFGIYDDMPLYLPMALGAGETTVLRMVTAYSMLCNGGRRVKATLIDRIQDRWGKTIYRHDERQCLGCDAPKWEKQNEPKLIDRREQVLDPLTAYQITSIMEGVIERGTGQSIKAVGKHLAGKTGTTNEAKDLWFVGFSPDLAVGVYIGYDRPRPVGEGKSAQAATYAAPIFRDFMMVALKDKPDVPFRVPPGIKLISVDAHSGLRSKGQGSILEAFKPGTAPPDSYSAAGSDAGLRSGGAQDVDTQLGGSGTGGLY; from the coding sequence ATGCGGCTGTTCGCCCGGTTCCTCGGATTCCTCTTCGCGACCGGCGCCATCGTCTTCCTGATCGGCGTGACCGCAGCGGCGGGAATCGTCTATGTCTTCTCGAAAGACCTGCCGGACACGGCGCAATTGCGCAATTACGAGCCGCCGGTGACGACCCGCGTCCACGCCAATGACGGGTCCATCCTCGCCGAATATTCGCACGAGCGCCGACTGTTCCTGCCGAGCGCCGCCATTCCGCCGCTGGTCAAGCAGGCCTTCATCTCGGCCGAGGACAAGAATTTCTACACGCACAACGGCGTCGACTTCGAAGGCATCGCCCGCGCCGTGTCGATTCTCGCCCAGGGCGGCCGGCACATGCAGGGCGCCTCGACGATCACCCAGCAGGTGGCCAAGAACTTCCTCGTCGGCAATGAGCGCAGCTTCGAGCGCAAGATCCGCGAGGCGTTGATCTCCTTCCGCATCGAGGCGGCCTATCCCAAGGACCGCATCCTCGAGCTCTATCTCAACGAGATCTATCTCGGCCTCGGCAATTACGGGGTCGCGGCGGCGGCGCTCAACTATTTCAACAAGTCCGTCTATGAGCTGACCGTCGCCGAGGCCGCCTATCTCGCGGCGCTGCCCAAGGCGCCGAACAACTACCACCCGTTTCTGCATCGCGAGCGGGCGATCGAGCGACGCAACTATGTGATCGACCGCATGGTCGCCGACGGCGTCATTTCGCAGGCGGAGGCCGACAAGGCGAAGACCGAGCCGCTCGGCGTCAATCCGCGCGTCACCTCGCCCAACACCTATGTCGCCGGCTATTTCGCCGAGGAGGTGCGCCGCGAGCTCATGGAGAAATACGGCGACAAGAAGCTCTATGAGGGCGGCCTCTCGGTGCGCTCGACGCTCGACCCCAAGATGCAGGCCGTCACCCGCAAGGCGCTCGCCGACGGTCTCGTGCGCTTCGACGAGGCGCATGGCTTTCGCGGGGCGATGCGCCACATCGACATCTCCTATGACTGGGGCCTGCCGCTCGCCGAGATTCCGGCGCTCGGCGATGTGAGGCCCTGGCGCCTCGCCGTGGTGCTCGAGACCTATGACGCCTACGCCCGCATCGGCCTGCAGCCGGGCCGCGAGAAATCGGGCGAGGTGGCCAGGGAGCGCGAGACCGGGCAGCTGACGCAGGAGGGCATGCGTTGGGCGGGCAATGTGCGGACGGCGCTCTCGCCCGGCGACGTGATCTATGTCGAGCCATTGGCCGGCAAGGCGGGCCAGTTCCGGCTGCGGCAGATTCCGGACATCTCCGGCGCCATGGTGGCGATGGACCCCTATACGGGCCGCGTCTTCTCCATGGTCGGCGGCTTCTCCTACGACCAGTCGGAATTCAACCGCGCGACGCAGGCGATGCGCCAGCCCGGCTCCTCCTTCAAGCCCTTCGTCTACGCCACGGCGCTCGACAATGGCTACACGCCCTCCTCCTCGATCCTCGACGAGCCGATCACCATCGTGCAGGCCAATGGCGAGAGCTGGACGCCGGAGAATTTCGAGGGCGCGCACGGCACCGGCGCGCATCCGCTGCGCTATGGAGTCGAGCATTCGAAGAATATGATGACCGTGCGTCTCGCCAAGGACGTCGGCATGCCGCTCATCGCCGAATATGCGAAGCGCTTCGGCATCTATGACGACATGCCGCTCTATCTGCCGATGGCGCTCGGCGCCGGCGAGACCACCGTGCTGCGCATGGTGACCGCCTATTCGATGCTGTGCAATGGCGGCCGCCGGGTGAAGGCGACGCTGATCGACCGCATCCAGGACCGCTGGGGCAAGACGATCTATCGCCACGACGAGCGCCAGTGCCTCGGCTGCGACGCGCCCAAATGGGAGAAGCAGAACGAGCCCAAGCTGATCGACAGGCGCGAGCAGGTGCTCGATCCGCTGACCGCCTATCAGATCACCTCGATCATGGAGGGGGTGATCGAGCGCGGCACCGGCCAGTCGATCAAGGCGGTCGGCAAGCATCTCGCCGGCAAGACCGGCACGACCAACGAAGCCAAGGATCTCTGGTTCGTCGGCTTCTCGCCGGACCTCGCCGTCGGCGTCTATATCGGCTACGACCGGCCGCGTCCGGTCGGCGAGGGCAAGAGCGCCCAGGCGGCGACCTATGCCGCGCCGATCTTCCGCGACTTCATGATGGTGGCGCTGAAGGACAAGCCCGACGTGCCCTTCCGCGTGCCGCCGGGCATCAAGCTGATCTCGGTCGACGCGCATTCGGGGCTGCGCAGCAAGGGCCAGGGCTCGATCCTCGAGGCCTTCAAGCCCGGCACCGCGCCGCCCGACTCCTACTCGGCCGCGGGCTCCGACGCCGGCCTGCGCTCCGGCGGCGCGCAGGATGTGGACACGCAGCTCGGTGGGAGCGGGACGGGCGGGCTGTATTGA
- a CDS encoding nucleotidyltransferase domain-containing protein, which translates to MTTVIDPILRRFRAALDEAYGSRLERVVLFGSRARGDARMDSDYDVAVFLEQFGGLAQEADRLAEIETTILYDTGAVINALPFEAGAYRERTGLMGELRREGVDL; encoded by the coding sequence ATGACAACAGTGATCGATCCTATTCTGCGCCGGTTTCGCGCCGCGCTCGACGAGGCCTACGGCTCACGTCTCGAGCGCGTCGTGCTGTTCGGATCGCGCGCCAGAGGCGACGCCCGGATGGACTCGGACTATGACGTCGCGGTCTTCCTCGAACAATTCGGCGGCTTGGCGCAAGAGGCGGATCGCCTAGCGGAGATCGAGACCACAATTCTCTATGACACCGGCGCCGTCATCAACGCCCTGCCCTTCGAAGCGGGAGCCTATCGCGAGCGCACCGGACTGATGGGAGAGCTGCGCCGCGAAGGCGTCGATCTATGA
- a CDS encoding HEPN domain-containing protein, which produces MTPETSDYLGKAREDLDDAAKIAKIGIAKVAARCAYYAAFHAAEAFIFENTGRVGKTHSGVRAEFARLAKATPQVDRDFPKFLAKAYIYKEISDYGAPAGAGVSLSDAMDAITTATRFVDCMDKLLSA; this is translated from the coding sequence ATGACGCCGGAGACGTCGGACTATCTCGGAAAGGCGCGCGAGGATTTGGACGACGCCGCGAAGATCGCCAAAATCGGGATCGCGAAGGTCGCAGCCCGTTGCGCCTATTACGCCGCCTTCCACGCCGCCGAGGCCTTCATTTTCGAAAACACCGGCCGCGTCGGGAAAACTCACTCCGGAGTGAGAGCGGAGTTCGCTCGGTTGGCCAAGGCGACGCCGCAAGTCGACCGAGACTTTCCGAAGTTTCTCGCGAAAGCATATATTTACAAGGAAATAAGCGACTATGGCGCTCCGGCGGGCGCCGGCGTCTCCCTGAGCGACGCGATGGACGCAATCACGACGGCCACGCGATTCGTCGACTGCATGGACAAGCTGTTGTCGGCATAG
- the ccmB gene encoding heme exporter protein CcmB, with amino-acid sequence MSSPLLALFRRDLSVARRIGGSATMGVVFFLVMVTIVPFAIGPDPNLLARIGPAVLWIAALLASLLCFDRLFQADMEDGSLDLFPLAATPLELVVLVKCAAHWVTTGLPLTLAAPVLGLMLQQDETALAAVTATLLAGTPALTLIGAIGAAATVTLRRGGLLMALLVLPLTIPVLIFGVSAAGAASGGTVPFAAPFAILCAISLASLALCPFAAAAALRHLGE; translated from the coding sequence ATGAGCTCGCCGCTGCTGGCGCTGTTCCGGCGCGATCTTTCCGTCGCCCGCCGCATCGGCGGCTCGGCGACCATGGGCGTCGTGTTCTTCCTGGTGATGGTGACCATCGTCCCCTTCGCTATCGGGCCCGATCCCAATCTGCTGGCGCGCATCGGTCCGGCGGTGCTGTGGATCGCCGCGCTGCTCGCCAGCCTTCTCTGTTTCGATCGGCTGTTCCAGGCCGATATGGAGGATGGCTCGCTCGATCTCTTCCCGCTGGCGGCGACGCCGCTCGAGCTCGTCGTTCTGGTCAAATGCGCGGCCCATTGGGTGACGACCGGCCTGCCGCTGACGCTCGCCGCGCCTGTGCTCGGCCTGATGCTGCAGCAGGACGAGACGGCGCTCGCCGCGGTGACGGCGACGCTGCTCGCCGGCACGCCGGCGCTGACTCTCATCGGCGCGATCGGCGCCGCGGCGACGGTGACGCTGCGCCGCGGCGGCCTGCTGATGGCGCTGCTGGTGCTGCCCCTGACGATCCCGGTGCTGATCTTCGGCGTCTCGGCGGCCGGGGCGGCCTCCGGCGGAACCGTGCCCTTCGCCGCGCCCTTCGCCATTCTCTGCGCGATCAGTCTGGCGTCGCTTGCGCTCTGCCCCTTCGCCGCGGCGGCGGCCTTGCGGCATTTGGGGGAGTAG
- the ccmA gene encoding heme ABC exporter ATP-binding protein CcmA — MSADPPSDPQPLRLEVEDLCVERGGRPVIDGLGFSLASGEALLVTGRNGAGKSTLLRAIAGLLPHRRGRVAIAGAKEEEPAGLLHYLAHADGLKAPLTARENLDFWARFLGGGGLAPERALERVGLAHVGEAPVAILSAGQKRRIALARLLVANRPLWLLDEPTSALDRAARERLAEAMRAHLAAGGMIVAATHEPLGLPEARELALGARP, encoded by the coding sequence ATGAGCGCCGACCCGCCCTCCGATCCACAGCCGCTGCGCCTCGAGGTCGAGGATCTCTGCGTCGAGCGCGGCGGCCGGCCGGTCATCGACGGGCTCGGATTTTCGCTCGCGAGCGGCGAGGCGCTCCTCGTCACCGGCCGCAATGGCGCGGGAAAATCGACGCTTTTGCGCGCCATCGCCGGACTTTTGCCGCACCGGCGCGGCCGCGTCGCCATCGCCGGGGCGAAAGAGGAGGAGCCGGCCGGGCTGCTGCATTATCTGGCCCATGCCGACGGCCTGAAGGCGCCGCTCACCGCGCGCGAGAACCTCGATTTCTGGGCGCGTTTCCTCGGCGGCGGCGGGCTCGCGCCGGAGCGGGCGCTGGAGCGGGTCGGGCTCGCCCATGTCGGCGAGGCGCCGGTGGCCATTCTCTCGGCCGGACAGAAGCGGCGCATCGCCCTCGCCCGCCTGCTCGTCGCAAACCGACCGCTGTGGCTGCTCGACGAGCCGACCAGCGCGCTCGACCGCGCCGCGCGCGAGCGGCTCGCCGAGGCGATGCGCGCCCATCTTGCCGCGGGCGGCATGATCGTCGCCGCCACCCATGAGCCGCTCGGCCTGCCCGAGGCGCGCGAGCTGGCGCTGGGGGCGAGGCCATGA
- a CDS encoding aminotransferase class I/II-fold pyridoxal phosphate-dependent enzyme — protein sequence MAKHNSLSDYASRRFRFAGNALLQFHDPFFAQIDRLRAEFEAKGTHFVSFANYDYLGLANHPKILEEADRELHRLGVGALASRLVGGERSTHKPFEAEIAEFLGMESALTLVSGYLANVTTISWLLGKRDALFIDELAHNSIVAGCEGSPAETIKFRHNDFDHLDQLLRKRREDFRHALIVVEGIYSMDGDTADLPRLVEIKETHDAWLMVDEAHSLGVLGETGRGLAELQGVDPGRLDLVVGTMSKTLASCGGFVCARKPVIDWFRYTLPGFVYSVGLSPVILASARTALRLMQEENWRVGKLARNAELFRDYAHANGLSTGPAIGRGVVPILFQDSVETMWASQHLLEKGFYVPPIVQIGVPKDQPRLRFFLSANHSEEEIRGVIEALRDLPPVAAEAHELVRKAMAGAGDEGWGSSE from the coding sequence GTGGCGAAGCACAACAGCCTTTCGGATTACGCATCGAGACGATTTCGTTTCGCCGGCAATGCGCTCCTGCAGTTCCATGATCCCTTCTTCGCGCAGATCGACCGGCTGAGGGCGGAGTTCGAAGCCAAGGGAACGCATTTCGTCAGCTTCGCCAATTATGATTATCTCGGCCTCGCCAATCATCCGAAGATATTGGAGGAGGCCGACCGCGAGCTGCATCGGCTCGGCGTCGGCGCGCTGGCGTCGCGCCTCGTCGGCGGCGAGCGGTCGACTCACAAGCCCTTCGAGGCGGAGATCGCCGAATTTCTCGGCATGGAGAGCGCGCTGACGCTGGTCTCCGGCTATCTCGCCAATGTCACCACCATCTCCTGGCTGCTCGGCAAGCGCGACGCTCTGTTCATCGACGAGCTCGCCCATAACAGCATCGTCGCCGGCTGCGAGGGCTCGCCGGCCGAGACGATCAAGTTCCGCCACAACGACTTCGATCATCTCGATCAGCTGCTGCGCAAGCGGCGCGAGGATTTCCGTCATGCGCTGATCGTCGTCGAGGGCATCTACAGCATGGACGGCGACACTGCCGACTTGCCGCGCCTCGTCGAGATCAAGGAGACGCACGACGCCTGGCTGATGGTGGACGAGGCGCATTCGCTCGGCGTGCTCGGAGAGACCGGGCGCGGCCTCGCCGAATTGCAGGGCGTCGATCCGGGCCGCCTCGATCTCGTCGTCGGCACCATGTCGAAGACGCTCGCCTCCTGCGGGGGCTTCGTCTGCGCGAGGAAGCCCGTCATCGACTGGTTCCGCTACACGCTGCCGGGCTTCGTCTATTCCGTCGGCCTCTCGCCCGTCATCCTCGCCTCGGCGCGCACGGCGCTGCGGCTGATGCAGGAGGAGAATTGGCGCGTCGGCAAGCTCGCGCGCAACGCCGAATTGTTCCGCGATTACGCGCACGCCAACGGGCTGAGCACCGGGCCGGCGATCGGGCGCGGCGTCGTGCCGATTCTGTTCCAGGACAGCGTCGAGACCATGTGGGCCTCGCAGCATCTTCTGGAGAAGGGATTCTACGTGCCGCCGATCGTGCAGATCGGCGTGCCCAAGGACCAGCCGAGGCTGCGCTTCTTCCTCTCCGCCAATCATTCGGAAGAGGAGATTCGCGGCGTCATCGAGGCGCTGCGCGATCTGCCTCCGGTCGCCGCGGAGGCGCATGAATTGGTGAGAAAGGCGATGGCGGGGGCCGGGGATGAGGGATGGGGGAGTAGCGAGTAG
- a CDS encoding fatty acid desaturase — MNVISISATSAADRSHVERRRLILEAHPEVRKLFGKDDVTFKITAGIFAGQLLIAAILGWLGLAYWPLALLMAICVGAFANHANFVVIHDAIHNCVFESTFANKLTALLADLPNAFPTAMGFRCYHIKHHSHLSAYDYDADIPSRWETEWVGGSTWRKAVWLFFFPAVQLARLSRLKGTVPIMGLWTYVNIAVIAAFDAFVLWAFGPNALLYLILSFWFSVGGLHPLSARWLQEHFAFGPNQGTFDYYGPLNTLALNIGYHNEHHDFHEIPWRRLPELTRMAPEFYEPLACHRSWVALLVTFVFDPRYSLSTRSENVERASAAQAIPLPAE, encoded by the coding sequence ATGAATGTCATCTCCATTTCCGCGACATCCGCCGCCGACCGCTCGCATGTCGAGCGGCGCCGCCTCATTCTCGAGGCGCATCCCGAAGTGAGAAAGCTCTTCGGCAAGGACGACGTCACCTTCAAGATCACCGCGGGGATTTTCGCTGGGCAATTGCTGATCGCCGCCATTCTCGGCTGGCTCGGCCTCGCCTATTGGCCGCTCGCCCTGCTGATGGCGATTTGCGTCGGCGCCTTCGCCAATCACGCCAATTTCGTCGTCATCCATGACGCGATCCATAATTGCGTGTTCGAGAGCACCTTCGCCAACAAGCTCACGGCGCTGCTCGCCGATCTCCCCAACGCCTTTCCGACCGCGATGGGCTTTCGCTGCTATCACATCAAGCATCATTCGCATCTTTCGGCCTATGACTACGACGCCGATATTCCGAGCCGCTGGGAGACGGAATGGGTCGGCGGCAGCACATGGCGCAAGGCCGTCTGGCTGTTCTTCTTCCCCGCCGTGCAGCTCGCGCGCCTGTCGCGGCTCAAGGGCACGGTGCCGATCATGGGCCTCTGGACCTATGTGAACATCGCCGTCATCGCCGCCTTCGATGCTTTCGTGCTATGGGCCTTCGGCCCCAATGCGCTGCTCTATCTCATCCTGTCCTTCTGGTTCTCGGTCGGCGGACTGCATCCTTTGAGCGCGCGCTGGCTGCAGGAGCATTTCGCCTTCGGGCCGAACCAGGGCACCTTCGACTATTACGGCCCGCTCAACACGCTCGCGCTCAACATCGGCTACCATAACGAGCACCACGACTTTCACGAGATCCCCTGGCGGCGCCTGCCGGAGCTCACCCGAATGGCGCCCGAATTCTACGAGCCGCTCGCCTGCCATCGCTCCTGGGTGGCCCTGCTCGTCACCTTCGTCTTCGACCCGCGCTATTCGCTCTCGACCCGCTCCGAGAATGTGGAGCGCGCGAGCGCGGCGCAGGCGATTCCCCTTCCCGCAGAATAG
- a CDS encoding sterol desaturase family protein, whose translation MTDTTATETDALAASPRLFESDILDKLSRVHHLTPPLVYGPIILWLVAYASNYAGAGEIALAFVLGYVAWTLTEYFGHRFLFHTVFPLPFGLGPRFQFLIHGVHHIYPSDPLRLVMPPLLSAPIMLIALTLIRLIVGGAFAWPMLAGFIAGYVLYDCVHFWTHHGQPKSKLGHLVRRLHMLHHFRDPERGFGVHAIWWDYVFGTQYAKDQTPGSRAV comes from the coding sequence ATGACCGACACGACAGCGACAGAAACCGACGCGCTCGCCGCCTCTCCCCGCCTCTTCGAGAGCGACATTCTCGACAAGCTCTCGCGCGTTCACCATCTGACGCCGCCGCTCGTCTATGGCCCGATCATCCTCTGGCTCGTCGCCTACGCCAGCAATTACGCGGGCGCGGGCGAGATCGCTCTGGCCTTCGTCCTCGGCTATGTGGCATGGACGCTGACCGAATATTTCGGTCACCGATTCCTGTTCCACACCGTGTTTCCGCTGCCCTTCGGGCTCGGGCCGCGCTTCCAGTTCCTCATTCACGGCGTGCATCACATCTATCCGAGCGATCCGCTGCGGCTGGTCATGCCGCCGCTGCTCTCGGCCCCGATCATGCTGATCGCGCTGACGCTGATCCGCCTCATCGTCGGCGGCGCCTTCGCCTGGCCGATGCTCGCCGGCTTCATCGCGGGCTATGTCCTCTATGACTGCGTGCATTTCTGGACGCATCACGGCCAGCCCAAATCCAAGCTCGGCCATCTCGTGCGCCGCCTGCATATGCTGCATCATTTCCGCGACCCCGAGCGCGGCTTCGGCGTGCATGCGATCTGGTGGGACTATGTCTTCGGCACCCAATATGCAAAAGACCAGACGCCGGGATCGCGAGCGGTCTGA